In Candidatus Bathyarchaeota archaeon, one DNA window encodes the following:
- a CDS encoding right-handed parallel beta-helix repeat-containing protein produces MHKNNIYTSKMKKLCVFSLIFLLSFITVAEVVSPAQAIDAWTDITLPYTITQAGNYRIIAPYSGTTEYGLMINASNVVVDGQDFALSFEANQTMVISEGQTNILLQNINVTSSANGYSWAGFGFLACTDFTVQNCNVSKPAYVGLVLENCSDFNILDCNMVDGAGSGVVAVYCDEFDLKDLYVDNCEEYGLFPHFCNNFNIENCTLNDNYEGLRLTNSTNFHIVNCDAISNYDCNFEIWGSSNFDISSCNVCLTEYNNGIFVVQCENFTVTNSAFNGNSWNGFSEYLCNNFALQNIQSNDNDQLGMWGGVGSNILVENCDFSNNLQGLFVGELNNARFTHNNITNNGMAVEDDYYGGFQGYNINATIDNSLFKNNYDAIMIESDNDTVSASTQIFRNNVFQNNAYTFFFDQEVPTGDSNVTVIFTNNLVNDTQYVDPLSFHGNFSGTYIPFNESFLSLNGTIALGIRPYSNGPLVSGNFWAHPDGTGFSQTGTDADQDGFIDAPFELFGNAVIGVAYDYHPYSLDFDVNSWVPITLPAIITQPGNYKVAAPYSGEETAIVVASDNVNIDGQNYLIETYASGSSRAVLLDIVSNITIRNLHVENSMVGIFGIANNFTLTDSNLSNNSFSGVYTFGGGNVTFSNVFLNNNSYLGAFIEAADGVSARNCTFNNNGLIGFYGAEVLNTQIQNCTANNNQERSGIQLIECLNSTIQDCILNNNSIDGVTIAECFNFELSNLNMSGDGWGTEIFTAANGTIHNCIMTDNSQAIYSELLNNVNITDNIFRNNGLVQAAYCGGVEAQNSNCTIANNLFENNYDALMWDITNNDTATTLVHDNIFRDNIYTFFFIVNQVPDDFTGQKLYFYNNMINDTAYVDPICFNNTYSGLNLPFNNVILNLNTTLQNGNRIFGNPSRIGGNFWAYPNGTGPSQTGTDANYDGFIDSTFDLLGSFNNATLGTLYDYLPYSESYSTYLVFAVGGEQPLAVNQMSSVITLELQDAYGAVTSGVTVDLASSSTTGAFYSDAAGTNQVTFLTIPEGESTVNLYYRDTAAGTPELTATSTDVLPASTTFTINAHAEAVDHITLSPQETSVQSGNSVNYVTLAFDVFGNSWDVSSGSEYAVDGELINGNTVVAGLIGNYNVSTTYAEKTVSTMLTVTAGDVYNFNVDAPSSCVSGIPFEITLTAKDVAGNTATNFNGTVTLSTSQGTISPANGTFSNGVLTLQVTLRGNGSTTITVDDGNGHTGTSTLNIAPSSIQTIHGTNDNEETVTLTINGNITAAQFSGITLTTNQSNSQITLSFTLQGETGTSGYTNITISKSQIPNGVNPVVNIDGVAAPNQSFTEDSQNYYVYFTVSFSTHQLDITFTVQPAADFTMWIILVVVAVLIIAGAFVVLKRQRKH; encoded by the coding sequence ATGCATAAAAATAACATTTATACTTCAAAAATGAAAAAATTATGTGTTTTCTCCCTAATCTTTCTGCTCTCATTCATAACCGTGGCTGAAGTGGTTAGTCCAGCCCAAGCAATTGACGCATGGACTGACATTACCTTGCCATACACTATCACGCAGGCTGGCAACTACCGAATAATTGCGCCCTACAGTGGAACCACTGAATATGGATTAATGATTAACGCCAGTAACGTCGTGGTTGACGGCCAAGACTTTGCGCTATCGTTTGAAGCAAACCAAACCATGGTTATATCCGAAGGTCAAACCAACATTTTGTTGCAAAACATCAATGTTACCTCTTCAGCTAATGGTTACAGTTGGGCTGGTTTTGGTTTTTTGGCTTGCACAGATTTCACTGTTCAAAACTGTAATGTATCTAAACCAGCGTATGTGGGATTAGTACTTGAAAATTGCAGTGACTTTAACATTTTGGACTGCAACATGGTTGATGGTGCTGGTTCGGGTGTGGTCGCGGTTTATTGTGATGAGTTTGATTTGAAGGACTTATATGTGGACAACTGTGAAGAGTACGGTTTATTCCCGCATTTTTGCAACAATTTCAACATTGAAAACTGCACCCTAAACGATAATTATGAAGGACTCCGCCTAACAAACTCGACAAATTTCCACATAGTCAACTGTGATGCAATATCAAACTATGACTGCAACTTTGAAATTTGGGGGTCAAGTAATTTTGATATTTCATCCTGTAACGTGTGCCTCACTGAATATAATAACGGAATCTTTGTTGTTCAATGCGAAAACTTTACCGTAACTAACTCTGCCTTCAACGGCAACTCTTGGAACGGTTTTAGCGAGTACCTCTGCAACAATTTCGCCCTACAAAACATCCAAAGCAACGATAACGACCAATTAGGCATGTGGGGCGGCGTCGGAAGCAACATACTGGTTGAAAACTGCGATTTTAGCAACAACCTGCAAGGACTATTTGTTGGTGAACTCAACAATGCCCGATTCACACATAACAACATAACCAATAATGGAATGGCTGTGGAAGACGATTATTATGGCGGTTTTCAAGGATACAACATTAACGCCACCATAGACAACAGCCTCTTCAAAAACAACTATGACGCAATCATGATAGAATCGGATAATGACACCGTTTCGGCAAGTACACAAATATTTAGAAATAACGTATTCCAAAATAACGCTTACACGTTCTTTTTTGACCAAGAAGTCCCGACAGGCGACAGCAACGTAACAGTAATTTTCACCAACAACCTCGTTAACGATACCCAATACGTTGACCCACTGAGCTTCCACGGCAACTTTTCAGGCACCTACATACCTTTCAATGAGTCCTTCCTAAGTCTAAACGGAACTATTGCACTTGGAATAAGACCATACAGCAACGGACCCTTGGTAAGCGGAAACTTCTGGGCACACCCTGACGGTACAGGATTTAGCCAAACAGGTACCGATGCCGACCAAGACGGCTTTATTGATGCCCCCTTCGAACTATTTGGTAATGCAGTTATCGGAGTGGCTTATGACTATCACCCCTACAGCTTAGATTTTGATGTGAACAGTTGGGTACCCATAACTCTGCCCGCCATAATTACGCAACCAGGCAACTACAAAGTGGCTGCTCCATATAGCGGCGAAGAGACCGCCATAGTTGTTGCTTCAGATAACGTTAACATTGACGGTCAAAACTACCTGATAGAAACATATGCAAGTGGTTCATCTAGGGCGGTTTTGCTTGATATAGTTTCTAACATTACTATACGAAATCTGCATGTTGAAAACAGTATGGTGGGCATATTTGGAATTGCTAATAACTTTACTTTGACCGATTCAAATTTGAGCAATAATAGTTTTTCAGGTGTGTACACTTTCGGGGGTGGCAACGTTACTTTCAGCAACGTGTTTTTGAATAATAACTCATATTTAGGTGCTTTTATTGAAGCTGCTGATGGAGTAAGCGCGAGAAACTGCACATTTAACAACAATGGGCTGATCGGATTTTACGGTGCAGAAGTACTCAATACCCAAATTCAAAACTGCACAGCAAATAACAATCAAGAAAGATCAGGAATACAGCTCATAGAATGCCTAAACTCAACAATTCAAGACTGCATACTAAACAACAACAGCATAGATGGAGTAACAATAGCTGAATGCTTCAACTTTGAGCTTTCAAACCTTAACATGAGTGGTGATGGTTGGGGCACAGAAATTTTCACAGCAGCAAACGGTACAATTCACAACTGCATAATGACTGACAATAGTCAAGCAATCTACAGTGAACTATTAAATAACGTAAACATCACAGACAATATCTTCAGAAATAACGGATTAGTTCAAGCAGCTTACTGCGGTGGTGTAGAAGCCCAAAATTCAAACTGCACAATAGCCAACAACCTATTTGAAAACAACTATGATGCATTAATGTGGGATATAACAAACAATGACACAGCAACAACTCTTGTGCACGACAACATATTCCGTGACAACATTTACACGTTCTTTTTCATCGTCAATCAAGTTCCCGACGATTTTACAGGTCAAAAACTCTACTTCTACAACAACATGATAAACGACACAGCATACGTTGACCCCATCTGCTTCAACAACACCTACTCAGGCTTAAACCTGCCTTTCAACAATGTAATCCTTAACCTAAACACAACCCTGCAGAACGGCAACCGCATCTTCGGTAACCCAAGCAGGATCGGAGGCAACTTTTGGGCTTACCCCAACGGAACAGGTCCAAGCCAAACAGGAACCGACGCAAACTATGACGGTTTCATCGATTCCACTTTTGACTTGTTGGGCAGCTTCAACAATGCCACCCTTGGGACACTTTATGATTATTTGCCATATAGCGAAAGTTACAGTACATATTTGGTTTTCGCTGTTGGAGGCGAACAGCCATTGGCTGTTAATCAAATGTCCTCAGTGATTACTTTGGAGTTGCAGGATGCTTATGGTGCTGTAACTTCAGGTGTAACCGTGGACTTGGCATCAAGCTCGACAACAGGCGCATTTTACAGTGACGCAGCAGGCACAAACCAGGTAACTTTCTTAACAATTCCTGAAGGCGAAAGCACCGTAAACTTGTACTATAGAGACACTGCTGCTGGAACACCCGAACTCACCGCTACAAGCACAGACGTGCTCCCAGCATCAACAACCTTTACAATCAATGCTCACGCAGAAGCTGTAGACCACATAACCCTTAGCCCACAAGAAACCAGTGTCCAATCGGGTAACTCAGTAAATTATGTCACGCTTGCCTTTGATGTATTTGGCAACAGCTGGGACGTTTCCAGTGGTTCAGAGTACGCGGTGGATGGTGAATTAATTAACGGAAACACTGTGGTTGCAGGTTTAATAGGAAACTATAACGTTTCAACAACATACGCAGAAAAAACAGTGTCTACAATGCTCACCGTAACCGCGGGTGATGTCTATAATTTCAACGTGGATGCTCCAAGCAGTTGTGTCTCAGGTATACCTTTTGAAATAACCTTAACTGCCAAGGACGTTGCAGGAAACACTGCAACCAACTTCAACGGCACCGTAACGTTAAGCACAAGCCAAGGCACAATCAGCCCTGCAAATGGCACATTCTCAAACGGTGTTTTGACGCTTCAAGTTACTCTTAGAGGAAACGGTTCAACAACTATAACTGTTGATGATGGAAACGGTCACACTGGAACAAGCACCCTGAACATAGCACCAAGCTCAATTCAAACAATACACGGCACAAACGACAATGAAGAAACAGTAACCTTGACAATAAATGGTAACATAACAGCGGCGCAGTTCTCAGGAATAACCTTAACCACAAACCAATCCAACTCTCAAATAACCCTCTCCTTTACATTGCAGGGTGAAACTGGAACCTCAGGCTACACCAACATAACCATATCTAAAAGCCAAATTCCAAACGGCGTTAACCCAGTTGTCAATATTGATGGTGTAGCAGCACCAAACCAAAGCTTCACAGAGGACAGCCAAAACTACTACGTCTACTTTACAGTCAGCTTTAGCACGCACCAGCTAGATATAACCTTCACGGTCCAGCCAGCAGCCGACTTTACCATGTGGATCATCTTGGTAGTTGTTGCTGTTTTGATAATTGCAGGAGCGTTTGTTGTCTTAAAAAGACAGCGCAAACATTAA
- the rnhB gene encoding ribonuclease HII has translation MLVAGVDEAGRGCVIGPLVVAGIAVQAENMAALEGMGVKDSKLLTPKKRETLYDQILQIIHVHHVEKVAPCIIDLAVECTIKNQKLNRLEAQTMAKIIEHLKPDQAYVDAADIVEEKFGLYIKECLKCSPQIISKHKADMLFPVVSAASIIAKVERDREIEALRVEFGDFGSGYMHDKKTLAFLKSWVADNDDYPACVRKSWKPAKRVLSEKGTVQKTLN, from the coding sequence ATGTTGGTTGCGGGTGTTGATGAGGCTGGGCGCGGATGCGTTATTGGACCCTTAGTTGTCGCAGGCATAGCAGTTCAAGCCGAAAACATGGCGGCGCTGGAAGGGATGGGTGTTAAGGATTCTAAGTTGTTGACGCCTAAAAAACGTGAAACCCTCTACGATCAAATCCTGCAAATAATTCACGTTCACCATGTTGAAAAGGTTGCACCCTGCATAATTGACCTCGCCGTAGAATGCACCATTAAAAACCAAAAACTCAACCGCCTCGAAGCCCAAACCATGGCAAAAATCATCGAACACCTAAAACCTGACCAAGCATACGTGGACGCAGCCGACATTGTGGAAGAAAAATTTGGGTTATACATCAAAGAATGCCTAAAATGCAGTCCCCAAATAATCTCCAAACACAAAGCCGACATGCTCTTCCCAGTAGTTTCCGCCGCATCCATTATTGCTAAGGTTGAGCGTGATCGCGAAATCGAGGCGTTGCGGGTTGAATTTGGGGATTTTGGTTCAGGGTACATGCATGATAAGAAGACATTGGCTTTTCTGAAAAGCTGGGTTGCAGATAATGATGATTATCCTGCTTGTGTGCGTAAGTCTTGGAAACCTGCAAAGCGGGTTCTTAGCGAGAAGGGGACAGTGCAAAAAACCCTCAATTAA
- a CDS encoding fibrillarin-like rRNA/tRNA 2'-O-methyltransferase — MVERTEEETSVHVKVRPHPQFKEIYQATLDDGSQRLATKNLAPKRTVYGERLLHFKGEEYRVWDAFRSKLAGAIIKGLKNVPIEPCSKVLYLGAASGTTPSHVSDIVGDCGHVYCIEFASRSMRDLVNNVASFRGNISPFLDDARFPEHYAMFISGKVDVVYCDVAQPEQAKLLADNADALLKTGGWVMLACKSQSIDVTLAPEVVYRMEAEVLRKRGYNVTEIVDLEPYDKAHAMIVAQKTK, encoded by the coding sequence ATGGTGGAAAGAACCGAGGAAGAGACAAGCGTGCACGTTAAAGTCCGACCTCACCCTCAATTCAAAGAAATCTACCAAGCCACCCTTGACGACGGCTCCCAACGCTTAGCAACCAAAAACCTCGCCCCAAAACGCACCGTTTACGGCGAACGCCTACTCCATTTCAAAGGCGAAGAATACCGTGTATGGGACGCTTTTCGCAGCAAACTCGCAGGCGCAATCATTAAAGGCTTAAAAAATGTGCCCATTGAACCCTGCAGCAAAGTCCTCTACTTAGGCGCAGCATCAGGAACCACACCCAGCCACGTCTCCGACATCGTGGGCGACTGTGGACACGTTTACTGTATTGAGTTTGCGTCCCGTTCAATGCGTGACTTAGTTAACAACGTTGCGTCTTTTCGAGGTAACATCTCACCCTTCCTAGACGATGCACGGTTCCCTGAGCATTATGCCATGTTTATTTCGGGAAAAGTTGATGTGGTTTATTGTGATGTGGCTCAGCCCGAGCAAGCAAAACTTCTCGCAGACAACGCGGACGCGCTGCTTAAGACGGGTGGCTGGGTGATGTTGGCATGCAAATCCCAAAGCATCGACGTTACACTTGCGCCTGAAGTGGTTTACCGTATGGAAGCAGAAGTCCTACGCAAACGCGGCTACAACGTGACGGAAATTGTGGATTTAGAACCCTACGACAAGGCACACGCAATGATTGTTGCCCAAAAAACAAAGTAA
- a CDS encoding C/D box methylation guide ribonucleoprotein complex aNOP56 subunit (functions along with aFIB and aL7a; guides 2'-O-methylation of ribose to specific sites in RNAs) yields the protein MKAFIVQYPFGVAGFDDKNSLIEKALFKKKPQAAAKSLLKVEAGKLSDEMFSLISLLKTAGYDIFVFENGNIAEEARRKMDLTIEVTTPAQAEVLRGRMNQVAIESGFVSDEQELSIWNRNVSMDLAKLRIKGASEKRDLIIAQAIQTLDDLDRTVNLFMGRLREWYGVYFPELDRLIEKHETYARLAQNVGDKENYVPEVLEAENIPKERAQILMQAAQASMGADVSESDLTQIQALAKDVLAMYELRKSMEAYVDKTMEELAPNVRTVAGALLGARLIALAGSLQNLAMRPASTIQVLGAEKALFRSLKTGARPPKHGLIFQHNLLHDAKRWQRGKIARVIAGKLSIAARADAFGGNYIADKLRAEIDQRIAEIMEKYKEAPPPKEKKPETERRDRDRGGDRRDRGDRDFRPRRDFNRDNRGPRRFGGGKYGGGHGGKNRGRDKRAR from the coding sequence ATGAAAGCGTTCATCGTTCAGTATCCGTTCGGAGTTGCAGGTTTCGACGACAAAAACAGTCTAATCGAAAAAGCACTGTTTAAAAAGAAGCCACAGGCAGCAGCAAAAAGCCTGCTAAAAGTGGAAGCCGGCAAACTCTCAGACGAAATGTTCTCACTAATCAGCCTGCTAAAAACCGCAGGATATGACATATTTGTTTTTGAAAACGGCAACATCGCAGAAGAAGCCCGCCGCAAAATGGACCTAACCATAGAAGTAACAACTCCCGCACAAGCTGAGGTTCTTCGGGGACGCATGAACCAAGTCGCAATTGAATCTGGTTTTGTCTCTGATGAGCAGGAACTTAGCATCTGGAACCGCAACGTCAGCATGGACCTAGCCAAGCTCCGTATCAAAGGCGCATCAGAAAAACGTGACCTCATAATCGCGCAAGCAATCCAGACTCTTGATGACCTTGACCGCACCGTGAACCTGTTCATGGGCAGGCTGCGTGAATGGTACGGCGTTTACTTCCCCGAACTTGACCGCTTAATCGAAAAACACGAAACCTACGCGCGTTTAGCCCAAAACGTAGGCGACAAAGAAAACTATGTTCCCGAGGTTTTGGAAGCAGAAAACATTCCCAAAGAACGCGCCCAAATCCTTATGCAAGCTGCTCAAGCATCCATGGGTGCCGACGTTTCCGAATCAGACCTGACTCAGATTCAAGCCTTAGCCAAAGACGTACTGGCAATGTATGAGTTGCGCAAAAGCATGGAAGCTTACGTGGACAAAACCATGGAGGAACTCGCACCTAACGTGCGCACCGTCGCAGGCGCTCTCCTTGGCGCACGACTAATTGCTCTTGCAGGTAGTTTACAAAACCTTGCAATGCGCCCCGCCAGCACCATCCAAGTTTTGGGTGCAGAAAAAGCATTGTTCCGCAGCCTAAAAACAGGCGCGCGACCTCCAAAGCACGGCTTAATTTTCCAGCATAATCTTTTACATGACGCTAAACGGTGGCAACGTGGAAAAATCGCCCGTGTCATCGCAGGTAAACTAAGCATTGCAGCCCGCGCAGACGCGTTTGGCGGAAACTACATCGCCGATAAACTACGCGCAGAAATCGACCAACGCATCGCAGAAATCATGGAGAAATACAAGGAAGCTCCACCACCAAAAGAAAAGAAGCCCGAGACAGAACGCAGAGACCGCGACAGAGGCGGTGACCGCAGAGACAGAGGCGACCGTGATTTCCGACCCAGACGAGACTTTAACCGTGATAACCGTGGCCCCAGACGTTTCGGCGGCGGCAAATATGGCGGAGGGCATGGTGGAAAGAACCGAGGAAGAGACAAGCGTGCACGTTAA
- the gpmI gene encoding 2,3-bisphosphoglycerate-independent phosphoglycerate mutase has translation MDKPKQGTGGVRPLVLIILDGWGIQPKELGNAIAQAHPKEMARLWKECPHTTLDASSEAVGLPNGIMGNSEVGHLNIGAGRVVLQDLVRINKSIQTGEFFQNQTLNKYLQEAKNNNKNVHLMGLLSDGGVHSDITHLYALLELAKKLGCKKVWVHPFLDGRDTPPKSAQKYIQALEEKIRDLAVGKIATLMGRYYSMDRDHRWDRTAKAYYAIALGQGLEDTSAEHVLQEAYLRNETDEFVQPTVIKNADYQGFEDGDVIVFFNFRSDRPRQLVESLYDKNFSAFNRKGFHKTQVICMTEYDKDYKLPTVFPPVCLKNNLGQVISSLGLRQLRIAETEKYAHVTFFFNGGEETPNKGEDRILINSPKVATYDLKPEMSAQEVTDMLVEKIRAQIYDFILVNYANPDMVAHTAVLPATIKAISFVDECLARVLLAIKEANGLGIVTSDHGHAEQLIDYETGGPWTAHTLNPVPFIVVTDKKIKLHHGRLGDIAPTVLQLMNIKQPKEMTGCSLIGP, from the coding sequence TTGGACAAACCTAAGCAAGGTACTGGTGGCGTACGACCGCTTGTGCTGATAATTTTAGATGGTTGGGGAATACAACCCAAAGAGTTAGGGAACGCCATAGCGCAGGCGCACCCCAAAGAAATGGCGCGATTATGGAAGGAATGCCCGCACACCACTCTTGATGCCTCATCAGAAGCAGTAGGTCTCCCCAACGGTATTATGGGTAACTCGGAAGTTGGACACTTAAACATTGGCGCCGGAAGAGTAGTTCTTCAGGACTTAGTCAGAATAAACAAGTCAATCCAAACCGGCGAGTTCTTCCAAAACCAGACCCTAAACAAGTACCTGCAAGAAGCAAAAAACAATAACAAAAACGTCCATTTAATGGGGCTGCTCTCAGATGGCGGCGTTCACAGCGACATAACCCACCTCTACGCCCTGCTGGAACTTGCCAAAAAGTTGGGTTGCAAAAAAGTTTGGGTTCACCCGTTTCTTGACGGACGAGACACACCACCCAAAAGCGCCCAAAAATACATCCAAGCCCTAGAAGAAAAAATCCGTGATTTAGCGGTGGGTAAAATTGCGACTCTTATGGGTCGCTACTACTCGATGGATAGAGACCACCGCTGGGACCGAACCGCAAAGGCATACTACGCAATCGCTTTAGGTCAAGGATTAGAAGACACATCTGCCGAGCACGTCCTCCAAGAAGCTTATCTGCGCAATGAAACTGACGAGTTTGTTCAGCCCACAGTAATTAAAAATGCGGATTATCAGGGTTTTGAAGATGGCGACGTAATTGTCTTTTTCAATTTCCGCTCCGATAGACCACGGCAGCTTGTTGAAAGCCTTTATGACAAAAACTTTAGCGCCTTTAACCGAAAAGGCTTCCACAAAACCCAAGTTATCTGCATGACAGAATATGACAAAGACTACAAGTTACCAACAGTTTTCCCGCCCGTTTGCCTAAAAAACAATCTGGGCCAAGTAATCAGCAGTCTGGGTTTGCGGCAGCTTCGTATTGCTGAAACTGAAAAGTATGCGCATGTGACCTTCTTTTTTAATGGAGGCGAAGAAACCCCCAACAAGGGCGAAGATAGGATTCTTATAAATTCGCCCAAAGTTGCCACGTACGATTTAAAGCCTGAAATGAGTGCACAAGAAGTCACGGACATGTTAGTTGAGAAAATTCGGGCGCAGATTTACGATTTTATCCTTGTCAACTATGCCAATCCAGACATGGTTGCGCACACTGCAGTTTTGCCCGCAACGATTAAGGCGATAAGTTTTGTTGATGAGTGTTTGGCAAGGGTGCTTTTAGCCATCAAAGAAGCCAACGGCTTAGGCATTGTAACCTCTGATCATGGGCATGCTGAACAGTTAATTGATTATGAAACGGGTGGTCCATGGACAGCACACACGCTCAATCCCGTGCCTTTCATAGTTGTAACGGACAAAAAAATTAAGTTGCATCATGGCAGATTAGGCGACATTGCACCTACTGTCCTGCAGTTGATGAATATTAAGCAGCCAAAAGAAATGACGGGCTGCTCACTAATCGGCCCCTAA
- a CDS encoding triphosphoribosyl-dephospho-CoA synthase, translating into MTKLDKAKHISQCLQLAILLEVSAEKPGNVNLVSGFEGTRVEHFFASSIAAGPSFQEAANRGIAISQKTLEPSRAGLGELIRWGVADIDVWQHGGNTLLGTIMLFEPLAVAAGMTPMKVDGTFDLTVLRKNLDIAVRATTAEDSVYLYEAIDIANPSGLNGAPDLSVKDEDSKQRLIKENVSLFKVFDIAKSYDDICSEWVNNFPITFDLAYPYLMEQLKTKPLKTAIVHTFLKILSEKPDTFIARKVGKEKTKIFSLGAKAVLDAGGVDTDDGRKALAEFDCQLREGGNNYTPGTTADMTAATLALATLAGYRP; encoded by the coding sequence GTGACCAAGCTCGACAAAGCCAAACACATCAGCCAATGTCTACAATTGGCAATACTGCTTGAAGTCAGCGCCGAAAAACCGGGTAATGTCAACTTGGTCTCAGGCTTTGAAGGCACAAGAGTTGAACACTTCTTTGCCTCCAGCATCGCGGCGGGACCCTCCTTCCAAGAAGCAGCCAACCGTGGAATCGCCATTTCCCAAAAAACCCTTGAACCAAGCAGGGCAGGTTTAGGCGAGCTTATCCGCTGGGGCGTTGCAGATATTGATGTTTGGCAGCATGGTGGCAACACGCTTTTGGGTACGATTATGTTGTTTGAGCCGTTGGCTGTGGCTGCGGGTATGACCCCAATGAAGGTAGATGGAACGTTTGATTTAACGGTGCTCCGCAAAAATTTGGATATAGCTGTTAGAGCAACAACTGCGGAGGATTCGGTGTATCTTTACGAAGCCATTGATATTGCGAACCCCAGTGGGCTTAACGGCGCACCAGATTTGAGCGTGAAAGATGAAGACAGTAAACAGCGTTTAATCAAAGAAAACGTGTCCTTATTCAAAGTTTTTGACATCGCCAAAAGCTACGACGACATCTGTAGCGAATGGGTAAACAATTTCCCAATCACCTTCGACTTGGCATACCCCTACTTGATGGAGCAACTTAAAACCAAACCACTCAAAACAGCCATCGTACACACATTCCTCAAAATCCTATCTGAAAAACCCGATACATTCATCGCAAGAAAAGTTGGCAAAGAAAAAACCAAAATTTTCTCTCTGGGCGCCAAAGCAGTTTTGGATGCAGGTGGTGTAGATACTGATGACGGCAGAAAAGCCCTCGCTGAATTTGACTGCCAACTGCGGGAAGGCGGAAACAACTACACTCCCGGAACCACCGCAGACATGACAGCTGCAACATTGGCACTGGCAACTCTGGCTGGTTACCGACCTTAA
- a CDS encoding nucleotidyltransferase domain-containing protein codes for MALETAIQNWKPMDGDTFVTKDGFIMNTFGYEHPEDRVFAFLKYIPAQFKELFNVEMLERTWQYGDLQLFRAEKLYTAKNYKTFIEAFRKNFPDYIYYDPSRDKELITAPLNRIERAYVPRECLVWLQNLPKRDMLQEKALDVIQLVAKEANVPMKDMGVHGSIALNMHSPESDMDFVVYGSENFRRVESAIERLVNTGVLTYIAGNRIEAARRFVGRYQGKIWMYNATRQPEEITVKYGQYRFIPLDPVRFTCTVSSDKETMYRPATYKISSFKPTDAQSELSIDKIPMQVVSNIGCYRNVAKVGQQIKVVGKLERVESTTGNEVFYQVVVGTATSEEEYIWPV; via the coding sequence GTGGCGTTAGAAACGGCAATTCAAAATTGGAAGCCCATGGATGGAGACACGTTCGTAACCAAAGACGGGTTCATAATGAACACTTTCGGCTACGAGCATCCAGAAGACAGAGTTTTTGCATTCCTAAAATACATACCCGCACAGTTCAAGGAATTATTTAACGTAGAAATGCTTGAACGCACATGGCAATATGGCGATTTGCAGCTTTTCCGAGCAGAAAAACTCTACACCGCCAAAAATTATAAAACATTTATTGAAGCTTTCCGCAAAAACTTTCCCGATTACATCTATTATGACCCAAGCAGAGACAAAGAACTAATAACCGCACCCCTGAACCGTATCGAGCGGGCGTATGTGCCGCGGGAATGCTTGGTTTGGTTACAAAATCTTCCAAAAAGAGACATGCTGCAGGAAAAAGCATTAGACGTAATCCAGTTAGTTGCTAAAGAAGCAAATGTTCCAATGAAAGATATGGGCGTTCACGGTTCAATAGCGCTTAACATGCACTCACCTGAATCTGACATGGATTTTGTTGTTTACGGTTCCGAAAACTTCCGCCGGGTAGAATCCGCTATTGAACGTCTTGTAAACACTGGAGTGCTCACTTACATCGCGGGCAACCGTATAGAAGCTGCAAGAAGATTCGTTGGCAGATATCAAGGTAAAATTTGGATGTACAATGCTACACGTCAACCTGAAGAAATAACCGTGAAGTATGGGCAGTACCGCTTTATTCCACTTGACCCTGTACGCTTCACCTGCACAGTAAGCAGTGACAAAGAAACCATGTATCGACCCGCAACCTACAAAATCTCAAGCTTCAAACCCACAGACGCACAATCCGAGTTGTCAATTGACAAAATCCCAATGCAAGTAGTTTCAAACATTGGTTGCTACCGCAATGTTGCCAAGGTTGGGCAGCAAATCAAGGTTGTAGGCAAACTGGAACGTGTAGAATCTACTACGGGCAATGAAGTGTTTTATCAAGTAGTTGTAGGAACTGCAACATCTGAAGAGGAATATATTTGGCCAGTATAA